AGGAGTTGAGTTGACGAACGAGATGACCACCAATATGGACTCGGGCTGACAAAACCCGCGCGGTCATCATCGGACGAACGCGTAACGGCGGACATCTGGGACACGTGGGGGCGTGCGCTGTAGCGTGGAGATCGCCTGAGAGGGGCCGCACACGGAAGATCCCCCAGGGGTGCAGCCCTGGGGGACCTCGTGTGCGGCTTCAGGCGATCACCGCTCCAGGATCATCGCCGGCGGATCGGCGCTCCAGGAGCATCGCCCGAGCCCGCGAGTCCGTGCTAGCGGTCGTACCGGCCCGCCTTGACGTCGGCGAGGAACGCGGCGAAGACCGGACGGGCGACGACGTGCGCCCCGGCCTCGGGCGTCACGCTGTCGCGCACCCCGGTCGCCGCGTCGAGGTCGGCGACCTCGACGCAGGCGCCGTTGCTGCTGGCGCTCGCCGAAGCCTTGAACCACTGTGCCTGAGAGAGGTCCATTTCCGTCTCCTTGAGGTCACTCAAGATCTGCCATGAGCTTGATGACGTACGCGACGCTGTCGGCCGGGCCGAGCGCCGCCTCCTTGATCTGCTCGTAGATCAGCTCATATGCCTCCACGTTCTCGGCGGGATCGATGTCCTGGATGGTCGCGTCGGTCTCGAGGTAGACCATGGGCGGCTCCCCGCCGGGGAACCGGAAGATGTGGAAGAGCATGGCCATGCCGGGGTGCAGGCCGTCCTCGAAGCGCAGCAGCCGCAGGTCGACGTTGGGGCGCTCCGCCATCTTGAGCAGGTGCGCGAACTGGCCGCGCCGGGCGTCCG
The nucleotide sequence above comes from Actinomadura algeriensis. Encoded proteins:
- a CDS encoding DUF397 domain-containing protein, whose translation is MDLSQAQWFKASASASSNGACVEVADLDAATGVRDSVTPEAGAHVVARPVFAAFLADVKAGRYDR